Genomic segment of Gopherus flavomarginatus isolate rGopFla2 chromosome 2, rGopFla2.mat.asm, whole genome shotgun sequence:
CCTCTTTCCTTACTAAAACAACCAGGAGTCcctgtggcaacttagagactaaaatttatgtgggcataagctttcgtgggctagaacccacttcatcagatgcatggagtggaaaatacaggcaggtataaatacaacacatgaaaagatgggagttgccttgccaagtagggggtcagtgctaacaaggccagttcaattagggtggatgtggcccattctcaACCGTTGACACGAAGGTGTGAGTACAAAAAATCatcctctgttgatactcacaccttcatgtcaacggctgggaatgggccacatccacactgactgaattggcctcattagcactgacccccaacttAGTAAGGTAcctctggatatggaaattgtatggcaggccatgaatgctcatgaaattggggttggggtgtgggagggggtgagggcttcaggtgggggtgcaggctctgggtggggctggggatgaggggttgggggtgcaggagggtgctggcTGGGACAAAGGGGTTTGGAGGTCAGGGGGTTGGAGCGCaggagggggtcggggtgcaaGTTCCAGGCGTCACTTACCTCAagaagctcccagaagcagcagtatatcttccctccggctcctacgcggaggcatggccaggcacctctgcgtgctgccccgtctgcaggcaccgcccctgtaGCTCTCATTGACTGTGGTTcctagccaataggagctgtgggggcggtgcttggggtaggggcagcgtgtggagcccccaGCTGAGCCTATGCATAGAAGCCAGAGGGGGGGGacaggctgctgcttccaggagccgcgcaGAGCGGGGCAAgacctggaccccactccccaggaggagctcaagggccagactAAAAGGTCTGAAGGCCAGGATGTGGCCgtccaggccatagtttgcccgcccctggactaacatggctacctctctgaaaccTGTTTCCTTACTGACTTCTTTTCCCCCACTGAATACTGGCTTATTATTGTAGGTCTCTAATAAGAGCTGTTGGCAATATATATTTGGAGGAGGATACAGTTggggaaaaaggaaaggaaatagcAGTTGTTTGTGGGAAATAAAGCAGCTGAAGTTTAAGGACTCTCACCTCTCAAAAACAGCATATTTCACGCTGATCTGAAAGTCCCGTGTTTGGAAAGGAAGCAGCAAGCATTTCTTTGTACTGCGACAGCACCTAGCaatcccagtcatggatcaggaccccactgggcTACACACTGTACACAGAACACAAAGAGGGTCCCggttccaaagagcttacaatgtaaataaTTGAGTatttgcttccattgaagtcaatggcaagactcctaGGGACTTCAATGAAAGAAGgaactggccccaggagaagtgCAAAGAAGGTTAGTACCAGCTACAGAACTTTAGACAATTAGTAACTTACCAgcaactcccctttctcctgatGATTTTGGTCCGGCTCTTCACTTTATAAGTGGAAAGTGCAGCATCGTTGAAAGATGACTTCAACCCATCATGACCGACGGATGCGTTGCTTAGAGTCTGAAGGCCAAAGTTGGctctgcaagcctgggagactCCAGCCTCCTTTCGTCCCTCAGACTGCCACCTGAACACTGACTTGGAAGTTGAAGAAGATGGCTGTAGGCTGGATGCTTTCCATTTGTATTTACTAGGAGAGGCATCCAGCTTCAAATGCACTCCGGATTTCTTCTGCTTTGCTCCTAAGTCTCCCTTTGGCAGTGGTTTAGCAGTTCTCTCTGCTCCCACAGAAAGCTTCCTAGTGCTTTCAGAAGCTCTAGGGCTGGTCCATCTCTTTACAGCACGGGGGCATTTACTAGGATTTGCTATCCATGTATAGTTGGTTTTCCTGAACTTAGAAGCTTTACTGGAGACTGGCGTCGAGGCAGGTCTTTGGAAACTGGACAGCTTGTGTGGTATTGCAAACTGGTTCTTCACTGGGTTTATCCCAACCTCTGAAGTCACAGCCTGAATTGAGTTTGTGCGTGCCTCAGATTTTCCAAGGGTCTTTGGCTCCTTCAAAGTATCTCTTCCTGCCGTGACTTGCTCTGAACTACAGTGAGCTGGAACCTGTGCTACTGGCTTCTTCCAGGCTAGCAGCCCGCCTGATTCTCGATCAGACAGAGCTGAAGGCTGTTGAGGCTTGGATTTTAATGCTATGGCACTTTCACTGATAACGTCACGTAACTCAGTAGCACTTTTAGCCAGTTTCACAGTCCGAAGTTTGCCCAGTTCCTTCGCACATGCTGGGCTTACGTCATCTCTGCCTCCAGCACCAGCAGGTTGGTGCAATGAActctgggagacagagagagacgaTTCTTTGTCCTCTTTTTGAGCAACACTTTGAAAGCTAGAACTTTCATGGACCTTTTCACTTCCTTTTGGAGCAGCTATGGCTGCTTTCATCCCAGAGGAACCCTGCTGGGATGCCAACTCACTAACATTTCTATTGTCCAAGGCTGAGCTAGTCTTCTGTGGCAGTTTGACTCCTACGACTATATCACCTGTTGCTAAGCCCACTTGTCTTTCCGAGCCTGTTCCCTGTGGCCCCGGAGGCTGGCTATTCCTTTGGCTCACAAAAGCCTGAAGTGCGTTAGCAGATGCACTGCTTCCAGGATGATGTGTTCGTGCAGGCGGTCTGTTTACAAGGGAGTATTTTTTCCTCCAGGAGTTACCTTGATGTGATTGGAAATCCCTCGGAGCTTGCTGAGAATATCTTGCAGAGAATGCTTCCTGACTGTTgaaggcagtctgcctgggatttcTCCACCCTGGAGTCCTGGAGGGCGGGGGAACTGGTGCATTTCCATGGATGTTTTTATGGTCATTTATGAGACCTGAAGAAAGCAAAACCACCCCTGTTAGTTTCATCTTCCAGAACAGTCTTGCAACAGCAAGTTATGCAAACTGATTGTTATCACATTGCACTGAAAACACCTGTTCTACATGGGCTCTCATGCTCAGTAGGTTTCCGACATCATCACTAATGCTGGAAGAAAAGCTCAGCTATGTAATGATTACAGATTTCTTATTGTGGATCTTTACACAGCAATCAAATACTGCATCATCCCACCTTCTGACCATGTTTAGTTCCTCTTACATGCACCAGTCTTGAATCCACTACTCTGATCATTGCTCCTGTAGATCACTCATGGTGAGGGTGGCGGTAGGAGGGGGGACAGACAAGAAGGGGAGAAAACTTACCGCTTATTTCTTTTATAGGTATCTTTATAGCTTTCACCATTGCATCTCTGAGCCCCTTTATAGCGGAGATTGCCTAGCAACTCTAATCTGATCCTGCTCATATACAGCACAACATAGTCCCCTATAAAGGTGCTTATAATTTGGTCTAGGAAAGGAAGGGTAGACTTATTATTAAAGCAAGAGACTAAGAGTCAGGAGGCTTGAGATCTAATCCCATCTCCACCACTGATTAACAGTGCATGTGAGtcacttgggcaaatcacttcatgtctctgtgcctcaatttccctattAACAATAATATGGATGAATATGATTCCAGGGGTGGAGGTATTGCGGGACTTGTAAAATATCAatatttataaaaagaacaggagtacttgtggcaccttagagactaacaaatttatttgagcaaaagctttcataggctacagcccacttcttcggatgcaagCACTTTGGGATCTTCAGATGAAAGGGGTTAACAAAGGACTATATCTGAGCCCCGTGTTATTACGAGGGATTTCTGTGTGCTTTGACGAAGAAAACACCTTTTCCCTGCTGTCAAAAACTAGACCATATAGCTGCAGAAAGGCAACATAAGCTGACCTGCCAGCTAAACTCCCtgcccacaaactgctccattgATGTTGAAATGTACTTCAAAATCCAGAAGCAACAAGACACACatcaaaacacaaataaaaactCATGACTTTTGCTAATGCTCTTCGTTCCACCCCCCAGAACCACACTTAGTCTGTATTACATTTAATAAAATTATGAGATCCTCAGAGCAAGGACCAAGTAATCTTACTTGTGTGTACCGCTCCATGCATACCTGTGGTGGTGCAAAATTAGTCATATAAGATCAGATGTATATGGTTGTGTCCAACTCAGACAGTGttggtctgtctacactgcaaagaaaaatgtGTGTTGCAGCATCTCAGAGCCTGGGACTAAACACAACACTGTatatgttcaggcttgggctggagcccaggtccTGAGACTCACCCTcctcactgggtttcagagcccaggcaggAACATTGACATTGATATTTTTAGTCCTATGGTATGTGCCCAAGCTGGCCTGggctctgaggccttggctacactggcgctttacagcgctgcaactttctcgctcaggggtgtcaaaacacccccctgagcgctgcaaggtacagcgctgtaaagcgccagtgtaaacagtgcccaagcgctgggagcgcggctcccagcactgcaagctaaaccccatgaggaggtggagtagtgctgggctgggagagctctctcccagcgctggcactgcgaccacactcacacttcaaagtgctgccacagcagcgcacccgcagcagcgctttgaagtttcgagtgtagccataccctaagactcactgccatgggtttggggttttttgttctcTAGAGGTACCTTCAGTCAAAGATGAGAGCACAAGTGGATTTGCAGGACCCAAGGTGGGGCTTCTAGCACTGCAAATTAGAAAAATCAACCTTGCAACCCGCAAAGCAAGGCACCCCTCAGCTCAGGCACAGGAGCTCAGCTGGTGTCTTTCACCAGGAGCTAGGCAAGGCCACACAAACAGGTCCCAGCCTCTCTGCAAAGGACCTGAGAGACTGGGGGAGCCTTTAGGGATCCCAGGGGAGGCAAGGAAGGTGCCCACTCTTTGCATCGCAGCCCAGACTGAGGGGCCACACGACCCAATCCCAGCACCAAGGACAAGAAGCTCGGGGAAAATGAGTGTCGCAGCAGGTCAGCTCCCCCCTCTTACTGCAGGTAGCAGGAGTAGGTGGGCCCCTTGCACCGCAGCGGGGGGACAGGACTGAGGTGCGGCACGGCACCAGACTGGGGAGGTAGTAACAGCACCAGGGGGCGGAACACTGGCAGACTTGGGGGGGGGCCGCACAGCAGCAGGCGGGGGTAACCGGACCGGGGGGGCGACGCGACAACAGACAGAGACGGTAAAGAAcgcgggggagggcggggggggacGTGGCGTAGCGGCGGTAACGGGACCTGGCGGCGGCCCTACCGGGAGTGAATAACGGGCCCGTGGGGGGGCGGTGCTGCGACGGACTGCGGGGTGGGGGTGAATTACGGGCCCACCGGGAGGGGGGTGCTGCGACGGGGCTGGGATGGTTAACGCGCCcacggggggggggcgctgcgaCGGGGCGGGGGTGGGTAACGcgcccacggggggggggggcgctgcgaCGGGGCGGGGGTGGGTAACGCGCCcacggggggggggcgctgcgaCGGGGCGGGGGTGGGTAACGCGCCCACGGGGGGGCGGCGCTGCGACGGGGCGGGGGACGGGGTGGGTATCGCGCCCACGGGGGGGGCGGCGCTGCGACGGGACGGGGGTGGGTAACGCGCCCACGGGGGGGCGGTGCTGCGACGGGGCGGGGGACGGGGGTGGGTAACGCGCCCACGGGGGGGGCGGCGCTGCGACGGGGCGGGGGACGGGGGTGGATAACGCGCccacggggggggcggggggtaaaAGGACCATCCTCAGGCCCAACAGCCCGGGGGCGGACGCTGGACACAGCGACTCGGACCCGTTCCCTCGCGGCCCAGCGCCCCTCACCCTGCAGCAGGCGGATCTGACGCCGCAGTTGCTCCTTCTCCTCCATCCCCGGCGCTGGCCGACCCCCGGCTACGTCATCGCCCTGCGCCCCGGCACCGGAGAGCCTCCCTCTGGAAACGTCACCAGCCCGCGACTCCTGTTTACCGGTCACGTGAGGAAGCCTGTTCACATGACGCCGGAGGCTGCTGCATTCCGTTTCCTTGGCAACTGGAATGGGGAGGAGAGTTTACCCCGCCTACGGCCGCGGGAGCGGGACCAGGAACCGCGCCGGCCCCACGAGTCCAACCCAGCTCCCCGTCCCCGGGAGACCGGCCACGGCCCCGCAGCGCTGTCCCCCCAGCGGCATGACCCTCCCTGGCGTCCCCTCCCCGCGCCGCCACGGCCCTGACCCTCCTAGCGCCCCGTCTCCACCCGACGCTCCTCTTCGAGGCACCTCCCAGGTGTCCGCACCACCCCCCCGACTCTCCCACGGCCGGGCCTtgaccctcctcttcccctcccaggcaCCCTCACCAGCCTGCACCTCCCAGGTGTCCCCACCACCCCCCTGACTCTCCCGCGGCCGGGCCTTGACCCTCCCAGCCACCCTCAccagcctgcaccccccaggtgtccccaccaccaccctgattctccttttctcttcccaggtatccccccatccccatggccCTGACCCTCCTTTTCTTCCCAGGCAGCCCACACCCCCGGCCCTGACTCTGCTCTTCCCTTTCCAAGTGTCTTCATACCCCCTGAGTCTCCCCCACTCATCCCAGGCACCCCACCATCCTGCCCCCCACTTGCCCTACcaggcatccttccacctcctcttcccctctcaggCACCCACAACCATCACCACCATCTGCTGCGCCAGCAGCGCTTCCAGCCATGTGACAGGCGCCTGCTCCTGGTAGTTAGAAGATTGGCACACTTCAAGTGAAAACAACCCagcacactgcaataaaaaagctAAGGCAGTAGAAAAACTGGCCAAATGGCAATTGCTAACATGGAAAAGTAATATAAGATAATGTCTAATGTATTTCTAGCTGTCTTTTAATGCAATTGAGTATCTAGAAATAAGGAAGATCTGGCACCATATGAATATACAACTTTCCACAGACCAACAGCAGGTGAtctgtggaccacagtttgagaactgcagtaCTAGaagcctgattcaaagtccatgGAGGTCAGTAGAGAGTTTTgttaatttcagtgggctttgggtcagaccCTAAATGATGAATTAGATAAGTACCAGGGCtgctgattaattgcagttaactcacgcgattaactcagaAAAATGAATGGAATAATGGCCCTGCCCTACATCATCCAgacattatgaacgcaaatacattaaagattgtgaagcactcCATTACTATGGTAATTAGGACATAGATAGTATTACCACATTTTTATTTCTCAATTTGACTATTGGTTCTTATAGACTCGTCccttattaatatttttattaccatagtgcccaggaaccctagtcatggaccggaggcccactgtgctaggcactgtacaaagatgatccctgccccaaagagcttaccatctttgtataaaacaagagacaataGATGGAGGCGGACAGataggggagtacaaggaaacaatggacTAATATTGGTCAACACGTTTAGTTACTTTTTTGCAGGATTGcaacaaaggagagttttaaggaggttTTGAAAATGGATAATGAGATAGCTTGATGGATGTTTACAGGCATAGGCACCGAATCCATGGGTGCTTGGCACCGAATCcatgggtgcttagcacccaccagcagccaagctcccatccctcctgctgtgacgaactgggaaagttcttagttttctctgagtactgtgttggtgcctcagtgtccccatggcagttcttaagtatctggcagagcaaagggccagtgcacctaaatgcctggcactctgtctcctagcaactgatggcctgggcccctcctctgcaaaggtgccagctgaaggtgttggagacaaagggatcaggtgacctcctggcccggggaaaggggctgaggagagaggaggggttgttagtctggagctggctggggtcaagggtggagggcagacctgggggtctggcttactgccccccagaatggacccagtcgaggggtccggttcgctgtatctacaagctctgttttagaccctgttcctgtcatcgaataaacctctgtgttactggctggctgagagtcacgtctgactgcaaagtgggagtgcaaaacccggtggcttccccaggaccccgctggggtggactcgctgtgggaagcccacggaggggcagaggatgctgaatgctccaaggagagacccaggaggtgaagacatgtgagcttcttgccctgaacaagtctgctccaagggagaggaggctccccaaagtcctgactggcttggtggggagcagttccagagcatcgcccggtgactccgtgacaactggtggcagcggcgggacgtactgcaccccgtgaatggcgctgcttgcagtaagtgactggggagcagtaacacaaaggagggataatgaggaccaggggtgctgaaggctcagagagggacggtttcagggggcggttaacctctgggagtgtgtgaccagcgagaaggactgttggagtaacagggtccccctgaggactgcagccagcagtctcggggcggaggagcttgccgctcgaccctgggagagagaaggatttttgcagtagcagggttcccctggggattgcaggagcagtcccaggggcggaggagtctgcagctcgaccctggcaaagaggtggtgatcacgagaagggctggcacaccaggggttcttcctggaaaccatgggggagccaagagcacacaggcctgtgagtccagagccacttgggaatggtgaagtgatggcctatcaccatctctttaagaaggacattgtgatcctgtgcacaaagagagggttacgcgtggggaaattcaccaaggcacagttaat
This window contains:
- the ZC3H3 gene encoding zinc finger CCCH domain-containing protein 3 isoform X1, with protein sequence MEEKEQLRRQIRLLQGLINDHKNIHGNAPVPPPSRTPGWRNPRQTAFNSQEAFSARYSQQAPRDFQSHQGNSWRKKYSLVNRPPARTHHPGSSASANALQAFVSQRNSQPPGPQGTGSERQVGLATGDIVVGVKLPQKTSSALDNRNVSELASQQGSSGMKAAIAAPKGSEKVHESSSFQSVAQKEDKESSLSVSQSSLHQPAGAGGRDDVSPACAKELGKLRTVKLAKSATELRDVISESAIALKSKPQQPSALSDRESGGLLAWKKPVAQVPAHCSSEQVTAGRDTLKEPKTLGKSEARTNSIQAVTSEVGINPVKNQFAIPHKLSSFQRPASTPVSSKASKFRKTNYTWIANPSKCPRAVKRWTSPRASESTRKLSVGAERTAKPLPKGDLGAKQKKSGVHLKLDASPSKYKWKASSLQPSSSTSKSVFRWQSEGRKEAGVSQACRANFGLQTLSNASVGHDGLKSSFNDAALSTYKVKSRTKIIRRKGSCCSPTDKKNNSFPTMPLKSHYSLRKRNSLRGRPAPLKRALPKELVQITKHRLCRLPASRMHIPAKEGSSLHLVRSPVANKVVQTRYRIVKKTVASPSSSSSFFSIPVPSWKTRRLVTSRSLVLNQMRQSPLGSKSQQLQPRWRNRGFCCIGGVMYTVSANKLSKTSSSPVRGGDLSNKLHSRTARLDCTAGSLGYSPPSCLHRSATSRYIASRAVQRSLAIIRQAKQKKVKEYCMYYNRFGKCNRGESCPYIHDPEKVAVCTRFLRGTCKKTDGTCSFSHKVSKDKMPVCSYFLKGICNNSDCPYSHVYVSRKAEVCQDFLKGYCPLGEKCKKKHTLVCPDFSKTGICPKGTQCKLQHPQRKHHLRQPSTAGDSNQGRSSPKWKRLGEEAVRRDAANLQDDGEIPGPSSAEQGVKLWSDTDTPACSRLQKLPSFISLQSPTSPSAVACTADRDKTGEDTGKPLQIKPRL
- the ZC3H3 gene encoding zinc finger CCCH domain-containing protein 3 isoform X2, which encodes MEEKEQLRRQIRLLQGLINDHKNIHGNAPVPPPSRTPGWRNPRQTAFNSQEAFSARYSQQAPRDFQSHQGNSWRKKYSLVNRPPARTHHPGSSASANALQAFVSQRNSQPPGPQGTGSERQVGLATGDIVVGVKLPQKTSSALDNRNVSELASQQGSSGMKAAIAAPKGSEKVHESSSFQSVAQKEDKESSLSVSQSSLHQPAGAGGRDDVSPACAKELGKLRTVKLAKSATELRDVISESAIALKSKPQQPSALSDRESGGLLAWKKPVAQVPAHCSSEQVTAGRDTLKEPKTLGKSEARTNSIQAVTSEVGINPVKNQFAIPHKLSSFQRPASTPVSSKASKFRKTNYTWIANPSKCPRAVKRWTSPRASESTRKLSVGAERTAKPLPKGDLGAKQKKSGVHLKLDASPSKYKWKASSLQPSSSTSKSVFRWQSEGRKEAGVSQACRANFGLQTLSNASVGHDGLKSSFNDAALSTYKVKSRTKIIRRKGSCCSPTDKKNNSFPTMPLKSHYSLRKRNSLRGRPAPLKRALPKELVQITKHRLCRLPASRMHIPAKEGSSLHLVRSPVANKVVQTRYRIVKKTVASPSSSSSFFSIPVPSWKTRRLVTSRSLVLNQMRQSPLGSKSQQLQPRWRNRGFCCIGGVMYTVSANKLSKTSSSPVRGGDLSNKLHSRTARLDCTAGSLGYSPPSCLHRSATSRYIASRAVQRSLAIIRQAKQKKVKEYCMYYNRFGKCNRGESCPYIHDPEKVAVCTRFLRGTCKKTDGTCSFSHKVSKDKFWVLERLLIYAGGVTV